From the Companilactobacillus ginsenosidimutans genome, the window ACATAATACCGTTTGCTCTGGCATTATTGCTTGGAATTCCAATTGCCAGAACCGTTTCTACAGCAGTAAGTGCATACGCTAATCCTAAAGTATGTTTACCAAATAATTTGACGAAAATGTAAGCAATACGTTTTCCCAAACCTGATTTGATAAAACCTGCAGCCATAAACATACACATGGCAATTAACCAAGATGTTGAATTACCAAATCCTGAAGCAACTTCGTCCATTGAAAAAATACCAGTCATTGTTGCGATAGTGATTCCAATTAAAGTTGTTCCCATCATAGGAATAGGTTTTGTGACACAGGCAACGATAGTTGCAATGAAAATAGCAAATAGATGCCAGGCAACTGGACTGATCTCTCCCGGTTTAAACGGTGTTAAAAGCCAGATACCAATACCCAAAACTAAGGGTAGTATGAAAGCTTTCCAATTTATTTTATTAATCATGGTGTGGACCCCTCTATGTGACTCATTGATATTTTGGTATTTCCAATTAGTCTGACAACGTAACCAGCGTTGACGGAAAAATTGATAACAAATTCACATGAACGATTAATCCCACACAGTTTTGAATTTTCACTTTGTATCATAACTTTTATTTTGATGATGTGCAATGAAAGTTATAAATTTATTTTTATCTTATGAAAAAATTTAATTTGTTAGATGCTAGTATTTCAACAATTCACTGATTTATATGTGTGCGTTCAGTAGTTTCTTCTATTAAGGAATTAGGATGCTTCCAAACAAATATTTTCTTTAAAGCATAAATACATTTTATGATTTCCAAACTAATTTTTGGGTACAATAAGTGGTTTATGTGATTAAATGAGCTTAATATACACCGAAAATAAAAATAATTTTACTGTTATGACAAGGCTTACAACCACTTGACCAAAATTTCACATTGTCTTTTTAAAATTTACCCTTATACTCCACCTTGTGAACAACCACACACAGATAATTTTGAATTTTACTTTTAAAAATAAGAGGACTGTTAACTATGAAGTTAGTCGCAATCGTTGGAACAAATGCAGAAACGTCTTATGATCGAGAATTGCTACATTACATGCAACGACACTTTAGTAAGAGCGTCACAATGACGGTCGCTGAAATTAATCAAGTGCCACAATTTAATGCACCACATGAAAAGGATGAATTACCAACCGCTGTTAAACGTTTGGCAACAAAGATTGAAGCCGCAGATGGTGTCGTAATTAGTGTTCCAGAAGATGAGAAAGTCGTCCCAGTTGCTTTAAAAGACACTATTGAATGGTTGTCATCAACTATTCATCCACTAATCGGTAAAAAAATAATGATTGTCGGAACATCATTAGGAGTAAAAGAGTCGAACAGTGTGCAAGACAAATTACGAGAAGCTCTCATTGCCCCTGGTGTTGAAGCAAATGTCCTACCAGGGAATGAATTTTTGTTAAGTTTCGTTGATAATGCATTTGATGGTCAAGGCAATTTAATTGATGCTCCAACAGTTAATGCTTTAGATAGTAGTTTTGATAATTATCTTAAATTTATTAATAACAATAGTGAGACTCCCGCACTAAACGTAAAATGGGATGGAAATTATGATGTAATCGTACTTGGATTTGGTGGAGCTGGAGCTTCTGCAGCCAGATTTGCCGCTGACCAAGGCGCTCATGTGTTAGTCGTTGAGGCTGCACCTTATGGACGTGAAGGTGGAAACACACGTTATTCAGCTCAACACGTTGTTATGGGTAAAGACTCAAACGAATTGACTGAATACTACAAGGCTTTGGGCTATCCATATACTTATCCAGAAAAAACTTTGGAAGCCTACATTAAAGGTATGAGTCATATTCCAATGTACTTTGAAAAATATTTAGGAATCAAAGCCGTTAGCTGGAAATATGATATTAAACCTAGTGATCCTGTTGCTAATAAGAAAACTATGGCTGAATATCCTGAACTACCTGGTTCAGATACAGTTGATTTTGCCTTGGTTCACAGACGTGATGCTGATGCAGGATTATGGAAGATTCTTCGCCAACAAGTCATGGATCGTACCGACATGATTGATATTTGGTTAAACTCACGTGCTGCCAAACTTATTCAAGAACCTGTAACTGGCGTAGTCCGTGGTGTTCAAATTAATCGTGAAGATAAACTTTTAAATATTCATGCTAAAAATGGTGTTGTACTTGCTATGGGTGGTTTCGAAAATAATCCTGAATTAGTTCAAACATACCTTCACAGCAAACGCTTAACTCCACTCGGGACACTATATAACCGTGGTGATGGTATTAAAATGGCTCAAGAAGTTGGCGCAAAAATGTGGCACATGTCTACTTATGAATCACATGGTGTCTTGCCAGGATTGACTTTCAAAGAGGCAGAAGATGAACGTGGTCGTCAACTAAATTGGCCACTACTCAAGAAAGGTAGTATTTTGGTTACCGCTGATGACGGAACTCGTTACTTCCCAGAAGATTCGCCACACAGACATGGCCACATTCAAACTCATGGATCATGGCTGATTCCACAGAAGAATCTCCATCCTTATCTAGTTTTCGATCAAGCGCAATATGACGAATTCGAGAAGCAACTGACAGACAACGGTCAATTACCATATCCTGAATTTATGGAAAAATTGATTTCGGCTAAAACACTTGCTGAATTAGCTGGACAAATGGATGTGCCTGCTGGCAATCTTGAAAAAACAATCGCAAACTTTAATCAATTTAAAGAAGCGGGAGAAGACTATGCCTTTGGACGTCATCCTGAAAGCATGCGTAGCTTTGATGATGGACCATATTACGCAATTGCAATGGCTAATGATGTCTTGAATACACAGGGTGGTCCTCAACGTAATGAAAAAGCTGAAATTCTAGATACTAATAGCAATCCAATTCCTCATCTTTATGGAGCTGGTGAACTCGGTGGCGTTATTGCTAACAACTATCAAGGTGGCGGTAATTTAACTGAATGTCTTGTCTTTGGTAAACTTGCAGGGGAAAGTGCTGCTACAGCTAAAGAGGATGCTGATGAAGTTAATGCCACTGACGCCAATGGTATTAACGATATCGTTGATACTGAAAGTGCTGCAAAGGTTACACTTGGAGATAACCAATATTTGGGTAGTTCAAATAGTGGACTTGGTGGCAAAATCACGGTTCGTGTTACTTATCAAAAAAATAAAATTGAAGATGTCGAAGTTATGCAACATCACGAAAGTGAAGATGTTGGTTTAGTTGCTGTTGACGAAATGCCAAAAGAAATCGTCGCCGCTAACTCAACTGATGTTGATGTGGTCGCTGGTGCATCTGCATCTAGTCGTGCTATTAAAGAAGCAGTTCAAGATGCAATAACTCAAGCTGAATGAGTTTTTTCAAAAAAATGCCCTGAACATAATCGTTCGGGGCATTTTTAACATCAATATTTAATTGAAAAAGTAATAACTGTATATCATAATATCTATATTCAATAGTAGTGAGGAACACGCTGTGACTAAAGATACAAAAAAACTTTTAGCAGAATCATTATTGACCTTATTATGTTCGAAGCCAATAGATCATATTACAATCAAAGACATCGTGACAGAATGCGATGTAACACGTCAGACATTTTATAACCATTTTTCTGACATTTATGAATTGGTGGAGTGGATATCGAAAAGGGCAGCCGACAGGGCACTCGTTTCTTCATCAGATTACGACAGTTGGCAACAAGGATTCTACAACATAATGGTTGACTTAAAACAGCATGAAACTATCGTTCATAATATTTATGAATCTCGATATCGTGATGTGCTTGAAGATTATTTTTATCGAGTAGTATTCAAATATGTCGCAAAAGTGGTTGAACTTCAAGCCGAGGGTATGAATGTTGAAGACAAATATAAACACTTCATTGCTCATTTTTATACTTTGGCATTTATTGCTTTGATTTTTGAGTGGGCTCACAAAGGGATGAAAGAAGATCCTCAAACACTTATCGATCAGACGTCTGTATTAGTAGAAGGAGACTTTAAAAAGGCTCTTCAAAAATACGATAATCAAGATTAAACCTAAAATTTACAAATCTGCGGATTTGTAAATTTTTTTACATTCTCAGAAATTTGTAAATTGTTTAACAATCTTTTTTCCATTATTTTAGAAATGTACTCAATTAGTTTTTAACAATTGGAAGAAGGCAAGATTATGAACATTTATAAAACTATGTATCATGCTAATAAACCCGCTGGTGTTGATGACCGTAAAGCAAATATCGTTGGTGGAGGAATTGCTGGATTAGCAACAGCAACTTTTCTAATCGATGATGCAAAAATGCCTGCAAAAAATATCACAATCTATGAGAAAAAACCTGTAATGGGTGGTTCAATGGATGGAACTAAATCTAATGAAGGATATCTTTGTAGGGCTGAACGTGAGCTAGAACCATACATGGAATGTCTTTGGTATCTTTGTAGTAAGATTCCATCATTGGAAAACGAAGGCAGAACTGTCTTAGATGATGTTGTAGACTTCAACCGTGAAGAACCAATTCACTCAGAGGCTCGAGTTATTATTAACCAAGGTGAAATTGATGCTCACTATCACGAATATAAATTATCAGCAGAACACTTTGCTGCAATGAGTAAAATTATTGGTTCAACTGAAGAAGAATTGGCTGACAAATCATTAGATGATTTCTTTGACCCAAGCTTTTTCAAGACAAACTTCTGGACATGTTTCCACAGTCAACTAGCATTCAAACACTATCACAGTGTTATCGAATGCCGTCGTTATTGGCAAAGATTCACATTTATCAACCGTCACGAATATCTTGAAGGATTCATTCACACAAAATATAACGAATATGACGCAATTATTCTTCCTATCGAAAGATATTTGATTGATAAAGGTGTTAATTTCGTAAATGATTTCTCAGTTTATGACTTGAACTTAGATGGAAATAATAATACTGTTCAAGAAATTCTTGCCAACTATCATGGTGAAAAAACAGCTATTCCTGTTGCTGCACAAGACTTAGTTTTCGTCACAAGTGGTTCAATCAGTGAAAATAGTACATTCGGTGATAACGATACAGTTGCCATCACAAACACCGATACAAGTGACATGGGAACATTTACGATTTGGCAAAACTTGGCTAAGAAGGATGAGAAATTTGGTCACCCTGAGAAATTCTTGGGACAAATTGATAAGACTAAATGGATCTCATTCTTCCCAACTGTTAAAGATTATCCAGAATTCTTCAAACGTATCGAAGAGATGTCAGGTAGTCCTGCCGGTACTGGTGGTTTGATGACATTCAAAGATTCAAATTGGGATCTATCATTCGAAATTCACCACAAACCATTCTTCCCATATCAAGCTGACGACGAAGAAGTTGGCTGGGGATATGGATTGTACGGTGAAAATGAAGGTAACTATATTAAGAAGAGAATGTGGGACTGTACTGGTGATGAAATCATGACAGAACTTCTTTATCACTTAGGTATGCTCGATATTAAAGATGAAGTGTTGAAACACACATACATGTCAACAGCTATGATGCCTTACTGTACAAGTCAATTTATGCCTAGAAAACTCGGCGACCGTCCAAAAGTTGTTCCAGAAGGTTGCACAAACTTGGCATTCTTAGGACAATTCGTTGAAGTTGATGACGATGTTGTCTTCACGGTTGAAACATCAGTTAGAACAGGTATGGAAGGAGTTTACGAATTACTAGGATTGGATAAATCAGTTCTAGAAGTAAATCCAGCTCGTTACGACATCCGTTATCTACTCGAAAGAATCAAGAGATTCAATGGTATTTCTGGCAAGGTTACAGAAGCCGATCTACCAGCAATCGATTTGACAAAACTTCCAGAGTTGAAACAAATGTTGTTGAAGACAATCAACGACGTTCCACCTTACTATCAAATGTATCTAGGAAAAGATCAGACAATTCCGACGAAGAAATCGGTCTTGCATCCTAAAGCTCGTATTAGCGAATAGATTAAATGAAAATGGCAGTGAACAAAAAGTTCACTGCTATTTTTAAATATTTAGTTGTCATCATTTAAATCATCCATTAATTTCTGTATTGAATTAAAAGTTTTATTTTGGGGATTATTGAACTCTCTTCTTGCTATTTCATTTTCGATTTCTGTGTGATCAGTTTTGAAAGGTAAATTATTTTCATAAACTGATTGCTCCAAAAAAATCTGAATTGCTGCTTCCAGACTTATTCCAAGATTGCTGTACAGCTTTTCGGAATCACTGACTAGTTTAGAATCAATTTTTAAAGTAATATTCGTTTTAGTCATTAATTTCCCTCCCCTTTGTTTGAATCATAACATCTTGAAATTGATAAAGCTTCTTATCTTTTATTTGTGCGAACTAACTTATTTTTTTCTAAATTAAAACCTCTTTAAACTTATTAAATTTTGTTAACCTATTGAGGTTCGTTTTTGCTATAATTGATAAAGCAAGTTTTTCTAAGGGGATGTTTACAGTGCAAAAACGGCGTTATTTTCGTGTTAGTTTAGGATGGCAAATTATCATTGGATTAGTCCTTGGTATTATTTTGGGACAGATTTTTTACCATAATAAAGCTGTTATTCAAGTTATGCAGAACATTGGAACAATGTTTATTAGCTTGATTCAAATGATTGTTCTTCCTATTGTTATCTCGTGTTTGACAGTAGGTATTGCCAACATGGGTGACATTAAGAAGCTAGGTAGAATCGGATTAAAGACTTTAATTTATTTTGAAGTAATGACGACTCTTGCCATTATCATTGGTATTATCGTTGCCAATGTTACACATCCCGGTACATATATAAATATTCATGATTTACAAAGTTCAGATATTTCCCAATATACATCTTCGGCGAAAACGGCTGAGCATGGTGGGATTTGGACGATTCTAATGAGTATTATCCCGACAAATATTTTTGCCGCTATGGGTAAAGGTGATATGTTGCCGGTTATCTTCTTCTCTGTATTCTTTGGACTAGGTATTGCAGCTATTGGTGAACAAGGACAGATTCTTACCAAAGTTCTTGATGCTACAGCAAATGTTATGTTCAAGGTTACCAACTGGGTTATGAGAGTTGCTCCAATTGGTGTCTGTGCGTTGATTGGTGTAACGGTTGGTGAAATGGGATTTGAAGCCTTGAAACCGCTGGGATTATTTATCGTAATTGCATACGGGACAATGGCATTCTTCGTATTCGTCGTAATGGCGCTAGTCGGAAGAATTTTCCATGTTAAATTTTATGAATTATTCAGAATTATTGAAAATGAAGTTGTTTTAGCATTTACAACTGCCAGTTCAGAAGCAGCCTTGCCAAAAATGATGGATAAAATGCAAAAATATGGTTCAACTAAAGGTATCGTTTCATTTGTTATCCCAACTGGATACACATTCAACCTTGATGGATCAGCTATTTATCAGTCATTAGCAGCGCTGTTCTTGGCACAAGCTTATAACATCAACTTATCAATCGGACAACAGATAACACTAGTAGTTGTTCTGATGTTAACGTCAAAAGGTATGGCTGGTGTTCCTGGTGCATCATTCGTTGTTCTACTAGCAACCGTTTCGACAATCGGTGTTCCAATGCAAGGATTAACTTTCATTGCCGGTATCGATAGATTAGTTGATATGGGACGTACAGCAGTTAACGTTGTGGGTAATTCATTGGCCACAGTTATTATTGCTAAGAGTGAACATGAATTTGATGAAGAAAAACGAGAAAAATATGTAGCTTCGTATACACGTGGTGACTAAAGTAAGAGCTTGAATTCAAATTAGAATTCGGGCTTTTTTTATAAGGAGAAAATTTTGACAACAGAAGAATATTGGAAGAAGTTTTGTGAGAAAACTGGAACTGATGTAAATAAGACTCATGTTGAGTGGGCATTTGGATATACAAAGGAAGTCGCCAATGATTTATTGGAATTGGTGAAAAAGGGAGATAAACGTGCGACTACGTCCGCATGGGAATTGTATGAACCTGGAGATTATGTGCCAAAGGTAGGAGACTACAATATTATTTTGGATGGTGATAATAATCCAGGATGTATAACTCAAACAAAAGTCTCTGAGGT encodes:
- a CDS encoding FAD-binding protein; protein product: MKLVAIVGTNAETSYDRELLHYMQRHFSKSVTMTVAEINQVPQFNAPHEKDELPTAVKRLATKIEAADGVVISVPEDEKVVPVALKDTIEWLSSTIHPLIGKKIMIVGTSLGVKESNSVQDKLREALIAPGVEANVLPGNEFLLSFVDNAFDGQGNLIDAPTVNALDSSFDNYLKFINNNSETPALNVKWDGNYDVIVLGFGGAGASAARFAADQGAHVLVVEAAPYGREGGNTRYSAQHVVMGKDSNELTEYYKALGYPYTYPEKTLEAYIKGMSHIPMYFEKYLGIKAVSWKYDIKPSDPVANKKTMAEYPELPGSDTVDFALVHRRDADAGLWKILRQQVMDRTDMIDIWLNSRAAKLIQEPVTGVVRGVQINREDKLLNIHAKNGVVLAMGGFENNPELVQTYLHSKRLTPLGTLYNRGDGIKMAQEVGAKMWHMSTYESHGVLPGLTFKEAEDERGRQLNWPLLKKGSILVTADDGTRYFPEDSPHRHGHIQTHGSWLIPQKNLHPYLVFDQAQYDEFEKQLTDNGQLPYPEFMEKLISAKTLAELAGQMDVPAGNLEKTIANFNQFKEAGEDYAFGRHPESMRSFDDGPYYAIAMANDVLNTQGGPQRNEKAEILDTNSNPIPHLYGAGELGGVIANNYQGGGNLTECLVFGKLAGESAATAKEDADEVNATDANGINDIVDTESAAKVTLGDNQYLGSSNSGLGGKITVRVTYQKNKIEDVEVMQHHESEDVGLVAVDEMPKEIVAANSTDVDVVAGASASSRAIKEAVQDAITQAE
- a CDS encoding TetR-like C-terminal domain-containing protein, translating into MTKDTKKLLAESLLTLLCSKPIDHITIKDIVTECDVTRQTFYNHFSDIYELVEWISKRAADRALVSSSDYDSWQQGFYNIMVDLKQHETIVHNIYESRYRDVLEDYFYRVVFKYVAKVVELQAEGMNVEDKYKHFIAHFYTLAFIALIFEWAHKGMKEDPQTLIDQTSVLVEGDFKKALQKYDNQD
- a CDS encoding oleate hydratase — encoded protein: MNIYKTMYHANKPAGVDDRKANIVGGGIAGLATATFLIDDAKMPAKNITIYEKKPVMGGSMDGTKSNEGYLCRAERELEPYMECLWYLCSKIPSLENEGRTVLDDVVDFNREEPIHSEARVIINQGEIDAHYHEYKLSAEHFAAMSKIIGSTEEELADKSLDDFFDPSFFKTNFWTCFHSQLAFKHYHSVIECRRYWQRFTFINRHEYLEGFIHTKYNEYDAIILPIERYLIDKGVNFVNDFSVYDLNLDGNNNTVQEILANYHGEKTAIPVAAQDLVFVTSGSISENSTFGDNDTVAITNTDTSDMGTFTIWQNLAKKDEKFGHPEKFLGQIDKTKWISFFPTVKDYPEFFKRIEEMSGSPAGTGGLMTFKDSNWDLSFEIHHKPFFPYQADDEEVGWGYGLYGENEGNYIKKRMWDCTGDEIMTELLYHLGMLDIKDEVLKHTYMSTAMMPYCTSQFMPRKLGDRPKVVPEGCTNLAFLGQFVEVDDDVVFTVETSVRTGMEGVYELLGLDKSVLEVNPARYDIRYLLERIKRFNGISGKVTEADLPAIDLTKLPELKQMLLKTINDVPPYYQMYLGKDQTIPTKKSVLHPKARISE
- a CDS encoding type II toxin-antitoxin system RelB/DinJ family antitoxin; translated protein: MTKTNITLKIDSKLVSDSEKLYSNLGISLEAAIQIFLEQSVYENNLPFKTDHTEIENEIARREFNNPQNKTFNSIQKLMDDLNDDN
- a CDS encoding cation:dicarboxylate symporter family transporter; translation: MFTVQKRRYFRVSLGWQIIIGLVLGIILGQIFYHNKAVIQVMQNIGTMFISLIQMIVLPIVISCLTVGIANMGDIKKLGRIGLKTLIYFEVMTTLAIIIGIIVANVTHPGTYINIHDLQSSDISQYTSSAKTAEHGGIWTILMSIIPTNIFAAMGKGDMLPVIFFSVFFGLGIAAIGEQGQILTKVLDATANVMFKVTNWVMRVAPIGVCALIGVTVGEMGFEALKPLGLFIVIAYGTMAFFVFVVMALVGRIFHVKFYELFRIIENEVVLAFTTASSEAALPKMMDKMQKYGSTKGIVSFVIPTGYTFNLDGSAIYQSLAALFLAQAYNINLSIGQQITLVVVLMLTSKGMAGVPGASFVVLLATVSTIGVPMQGLTFIAGIDRLVDMGRTAVNVVGNSLATVIIAKSEHEFDEEKREKYVASYTRGD
- a CDS encoding ASCH domain-containing protein; the protein is MTTEEYWKKFCEKTGTDVNKTHVEWAFGYTKEVANDLLELVKKGDKRATTSAWELYEPGDYVPKVGDYNIILDGDNNPGCITQTKVSEVVTFDHVTAEHAYLEGEGDKTLKYWKKVHTDFFEKEYKEEGKVFNEEIQCLCEYFEIEFI